One Pichia kudriavzevii chromosome 3, complete sequence genomic window carries:
- a CDS encoding uncharacterized protein (PKUD0C03070; similar to Saccharomyces cerevisiae YCR020C-A (MAK31); ancestral locus Anc_1.438), with the protein MAQRKDALQLIAREYVFDIKDGRSVCGILVAIDDQSNLLVSNAREIYNTHNRELGLVSIRKNTIDKISVSKHDYADLFG; encoded by the coding sequence ATGGCACAGAGAAAGGACGCCCTTCAGCTCATTGCAAGGGAGTATGTCTTTGACATCAAGGATGGAAGGAGTGTATGCGGTATCCTAGTGGCCATTGACGACCAGTCGAATTTACTGGTTTCTAATGCCCGTGAGATCTACAACACCCATAATAGAGAACTCGGGTTGGTGTCTATCAGGAAGAACACAATCGACAAAATCAGTGTCTCCAAACATGACTATGCAGACTTGTTTGGGTAA
- a CDS encoding uncharacterized protein (PKUD0C03075) — MPKIDHASIKRISADQGLESITLRSDLAARYTFLNETLLEGIGAVEVDSKFKSSVDLHDVVTEQDGMPIVDEHAYLEKWEARLQEEVALLEKQQATATGASAVVAGVIDSQQDMDPQLVLIQRLDGPFTNEDEVDAVVQ, encoded by the coding sequence atGCCTAAGATCGACCATGCTTCAATCAAGAGAATTTCAGCCGACCAAGGGCTTGAGAGCATCACTCTCAGGTCGGACCTTGCAGCCCGGTACACGTTTCTTAACGAGACTCTCCTGGAAGGTATTGGTGCTGTGGAAGTAGACTCCAAGTTTAAGAGCAGCGTCGACTTGCACGACGTAGTCACAGAACAAGATGGTATGCCAATTGTTGACGAACACGCATATCTGGAGAAATGGGAGGCCCGTCTTCAGGAGGAGGTTGCTCTCCTTGAGAAGCAGCAAGCAACGGCGACAGGAGCCTCGGCCGTCGTTGCGGGCGTTATTGACTCCCAACAGGACATGGACCCACAGCTCGTTCTTATTCAACGTTTGGACGGGCCTTTCACCAACGAGGACGAGGTCGATGCGGTTGTCCAGTGA
- a CDS encoding uncharacterized protein (PKUD0C03080; similar to Saccharomyces cerevisiae YEL012W (UBC8); ancestral locus Anc_1.436): MSSSLENSTRRRIEMDVMKLLMSDFRAALVNDNLRELHVCLEGPQNTLYEGGLWKVHVELPEQYPYKSPSIGFDTKIYHPNIDEHSGSVCLDVINQTWSPMFTITHIFETFLPQLLDYPNASDPLNGDASALYLNNRDKYEEKVKTYVAKYANPRDVSRAFNLEHGLPDEDRFDNKFNANDVNGQVDSRTTSRRTDMDDNDDNDDDDEDVEDLSSLDEDSADSDLDMDL, encoded by the exons ATGAG CTCGTCTTTGGAAAACTcaacaaggagaagaatCGAAATGGACGTGATGAAACTACTCATGAGTGACTTCAGAGCTGCCCTTGTTAATGACAACTTGAGAGAATTGCATGTCTGTCTCGAAGGTCCCCAAAATACCCTATACGAAGGTGGGCTTTGGAAAGTCCATGTAGAATTACCGGAACAATATCCATACAAATCACCCTCGATTGGCTTTGATACAAAGATTTACCATCCTAATATCGACGAACACTCGGGCTCGGTTTGTTTGGACGTTATCAACCAAACTTGGTCGCCAATGTTTACAATTACACatatatttgaaacttttcTCCCGCAATTGCTGGACTATCCAAATGCTTCTGACCCATTGAATGGTGATGCCAGCGCCCTGTATTTAAATAACAGAGACAAATACGAGGAAAAAGTGAAAACCTATGTTGCCAAGTACGCCAATCCAAGGGACGTCTCTCGTGCCTTTAATTTAGAACATGGACTCCCCGATGAAGATCGTTTCGACAATAAGTTTAACGCCAATGACGTGAATGGACAAGTAGATTCTCGCACGACTAGCAGGAGAACTGACATGGACGACAATGACGACAATGACGACGATGATGAGGACGTCGAGGACTTGAGTAGTTTGGACGAAGACTCTGCCGACTCCGATTTGGACATGGATCTCTGA